From a region of the Zingiber officinale cultivar Zhangliang chromosome 4B, Zo_v1.1, whole genome shotgun sequence genome:
- the LOC121977790 gene encoding WRKY transcription factor WRKY51-like, with the protein MATDDITLIREAADAELWSLERLLLQLSRHHPPSEFRDIADQTIAKLKNVISVMKRTGHARFRRCPQLGAAIFSDPPSIAHPPAVAPRTATLDFTKPKKILSVSDTASMSNSSFLSALSGGEGSVTRKSGYSSVLVPSAGAASSVVRGGRPPLVRSHHRKDSHDHPRCAGAGSPGPCHCAKKRNRDKKTVRVPAISSRNAEIPADEYSWRKYGQKLIKGSPYPRGYYRCSGVKDCPARKQVERAADDPTMLVVTYDGEHRHGHQCKSEPKLPVVNEACR; encoded by the exons ATGGCCACGGACGATATCACCTTGATCCGGGAGGCGGCGGACGCCGAGCTTTGGAGCTTGGAGCGGCTCCTCCTCCAGCTCTCCCGCCACCATCCGCCGTCGGAATTCCGAGACATCGCCGACCAGACCATCGCCAAGCTCAAGAACGTTATCTCCGTCATGAAAAGAACCGGCCACGCCCGCTTCCGCCGCTGCCCCCAGCTCGGCGCCGCCATCTTCTCTGACCCACCTTCCATTGCTCATCCGCCGGCGGTGGCTCCGCGAACCGCGACGCTGGACTTCACGAAGCCGAAGAAAATCTTAAGCGTCTCGGATACGGCGTCAATGTCGAACTCCTCCTTCCTCTCCGCGCTCAGCGGTGGCGAAGGCAGCGTCACCAGAAAATCAGGCTACTCCTCTGTCCTCGTCCCCTCCGCCGGTGCTGCCTCCTCAGTCGTCCGAGGGGGAAGACCCCCGCTCGTGCGTTCCCACCACAGGAAAGACTCGCACGACCACCCTCGCTGCGCCGGCGCCGGCTCTCCCGGCCCCTGCCACTGCGCGAAGAAAAG GAACCGTGACAAGAAGACTGTGCGCGTGCCGGCGATAAGTTCACGGAACGCCGAAATCCCGGCGGACGAGTACTCGTGGCGGAAGTACGGGCAGAAGTTGATCAAGGGCTCGCCTTACCCGAG GGGGTACTACAGGTGTAGCGGCGTCAAGGACTGCCCTGCGCGTAAGCAGGTGGAGCGGGCGGCGGACGACCCGACTATGCTCGTCGTGACGTACGACGGCGAGCACCGGCacggccatcagtgcaagtcagAGCCGAAGCTGCCGGTCGTCAACGAGGCGTGCCGTTGA